A portion of the Babylonia areolata isolate BAREFJ2019XMU chromosome 4, ASM4173473v1, whole genome shotgun sequence genome contains these proteins:
- the LOC143281669 gene encoding mammalian ependymin-related protein 1-like produces the protein MFGAILLLCVALAAAQQPRPCETPEQFEARILTHDFKNGFTQKAKISYDGLNKRVREVEELELGKDREFYDVLYLFQNNREYRVNLKDKKCNTTTLSRPFIPAGVPPGAHYNGQAVVGPVNIPNEHISVIRFEGRSDEGNPMFGTVTTPDCLPVNGGFYSNRTGYVFRQYYDVTIGIPDPTVFDIPMECQ, from the exons ATGTTCGGCGCCATCTTGCTTCTTTGTGTGGCGTTGGCGGCTGCCCAGCAGCCCCGACCTTGCG AAACTCCGGAGCAGTTCGAGGCAAGAATTTTAACG CACGATTTCAAGAACGGGTTCACGCAGAAAGCCAAGATAAGCTATGACGGCCTGAACAAACGTGTCCGAGAGGTCGAGGAGCTGGAATTGGGCAAGGACAGGGAGTTCTACGACGTTCTCTACCTCTTCCAGAAT AACCGGGAGTACCGCGTGAACCTGAAGGACAAGAAGTGCAACACGACCACCCTCAGCCGCCCCTTCATCCCGGCCGGCGTGCCACCAGGCGCCCACTACAACGGCCAGGCTGTTGTGGGCCCCGTCAACATTCCTAACGAACACATCTCCGTCATTCGCTTCGAGGGCAGGAGCGACGAAGGAA ATCCCATGTTTGGCACAGTGACCACCCCTGACTGTCTGCCAGTCAACGGGGGATTTTATAGTAACCGAACTGGCTACGTCTTCAGACA GTATTATGATGTCACCATTGGCATCCCTGACCCCACGGTGTTCGACATTCCGATGGAGTGCCAGTAA
- the LOC143281111 gene encoding uncharacterized protein LOC143281111, with protein MEQAAKKQTAEEEPAAVQQSEDEKPSVEEQPHEEEPATEQLEQEKPSVEEQPQEEPSVEEQPQEDEQSVEEQPQEDEPCVEEQTQEEEPSVMEQPEEEEPSVMEQPEEEEPSVMEQPQEEEPSVMEQPQEEEPSVMEQPQEEEPSVMEQPQEEEPSVMEQPEEEPSVMEQPQEEEPSVMEQPQEEEPSVMEQPEPSMIESEERRLEESVLPAIPVYETSTTDPSDPTDGAHSCAEADEPSEPVATKGGEEGVRKTSQRTEFRWEAGGQKVFVTGSFLDWKDRIEMDKTGDVFITNVDLPEGEHMYKFIVDDQWLVNTNQRVKTDDKGNENNVIVVLR; from the exons ATGGAACAAGCTGCCAAAAAGCAAACAGCAGAAGAGGAACCAGCTGCTGTACAGCAGTCAGAAGATGAAAAACCGTCTGTGGAAGAGCAACCTCACGAGGAGGAACCAGCTACGGAGCAGCTGGAACAGGAGAAACCATCTGTGGAAGAGCAACCACAAGAAGAACCATCTGTTGAAGAGCAACCTCAAGAAGATGAACAATCTGTTGAAGAGCAACCACAAGAGGATGAACCATGTGTTGAAGAGCAAACTCAAGAAGAGGAGCCATCTGTTATGGAGCAGCCAGAAGAAGAGGAGCCATCTGTTATGGAgcagccagaagaagaagaaccatctgTTATGGAGCAGCCACAAGAAGAGGAACCATCTGTTATGGAGCAGCCACAAGAAGAGGAGCCATCTGTTATGGAGCagccacaagaagaagaaccatctgTTATGGAGCAGCCACAAGAAGAGGAACCATCTGTAATGGAGCAGCCAGAAGAGGAACCATCTGTTATGGAGCAGCCACAAGAAGAGGAACCATCTGTTATGGAGCAGCCACAAGAAGAGGAACCATCTGTTATGGAGCAGCCAGAACCATCAATGATCGAATCTGAAGAAAGGAGACTGGAAGAGTCTGTTCTGCCAGCGATTCCTGTTTACGAAACGTCAACCACTGACCCAAGTGACCCCACTGACGGCGCACACAGCTGTGCTGAAGCTGACGAGCCCAGTGAGCCAGTAGCCACTAAG GGCGGGGAAGAAGGAGTGCGGAAAACCAGCCAGAGGACCGAATTCAGGTGGGAGGCAGGAGGGCAAAAGGTGTTCGTCACCGGCTCCTTCCTGGATTGGAAAGACAGAATCGAAATGGACAAAAC GGGAGATGTGTTCATCACTAATGTCGACCTGCCTGAAGGGGAACACATGTACAAGTTCATTGTGGATGACCAGTGGCTGGTCAACACAAACCAG AGAGTGAAAACCGATGACAAAGGCAATGAGAACAACGTCATCGTTGTGCTGAGGTAA